A single region of the Winslowiella toletana genome encodes:
- a CDS encoding LysR family transcriptional regulator translates to MLKENFNELQIFLVVARERSFTKAAAKLGVSQSALSHAMKALEKRLNIRLLTRTTRSVAPTEAGERIITCLEPRLADLEQELEALIQLNGTASGNIRLTAGEHAARSLLWPKLKPFLREYPEINIELVVDNGFVNIVDGRYDAGIRLGESVDKDMVAVRIGPDMRMAVVAAPAYLATQSIPQTPHDLQHHRCINMRLPTLGSLYHWEFEKEGKPLRVRVEGQLTFNLLSERIDAVTCGFGIACVPEDMIQDELKSGALIQILQEWCPTFPGYYLYYPSRKQHPPAFALLIEALRHSA, encoded by the coding sequence ATGCTTAAAGAAAACTTCAATGAACTCCAGATCTTCCTGGTTGTTGCCAGAGAGCGAAGTTTTACCAAAGCAGCGGCTAAACTTGGCGTCTCGCAATCGGCATTAAGCCATGCGATGAAGGCATTAGAAAAACGTCTGAATATCCGCCTTCTCACACGTACCACCCGCAGTGTGGCACCGACAGAGGCCGGTGAACGAATTATCACCTGCCTCGAACCCCGTCTTGCCGATCTGGAACAGGAGCTGGAAGCCCTGATTCAATTAAATGGCACGGCGTCAGGCAATATTCGCCTGACTGCTGGCGAGCATGCTGCACGCAGCTTGCTGTGGCCAAAACTGAAACCTTTCCTGAGAGAATATCCTGAAATTAATATCGAGCTGGTGGTCGATAATGGATTCGTCAATATTGTTGATGGCCGTTACGATGCCGGTATCCGGCTGGGTGAGAGTGTCGATAAGGATATGGTTGCGGTCAGAATCGGCCCCGATATGCGTATGGCGGTGGTGGCGGCTCCGGCTTATTTGGCCACGCAGAGTATTCCGCAGACGCCGCATGATTTACAGCATCACCGCTGTATTAACATGCGGCTGCCGACGTTGGGCAGCCTGTATCATTGGGAGTTTGAGAAAGAAGGGAAACCGCTGCGCGTCAGGGTAGAGGGGCAACTGACATTTAACCTGTTATCCGAAAGAATTGATGCGGTTACCTGCGGGTTTGGCATTGCTTGCGTGCCGGAAGATATGATTCAGGATGAACTTAAATCAGGCGCGCTTATCCAGATTCTGCAGGAGTGGTGTCCGACATTTCCGGGCTATTACCTCTATTATCCCAGCCGCAAGCAGCATCCTCCGGCTTTTGCGTTGTTAATCGAGGCGCTGCGACATTCTGCTTAA
- a CDS encoding LysR family transcriptional regulator codes for MQSNMLELMKIFAQVVESGSFSKAADRLQMHRPAVSKAIQQLEDELGVKILHRTTRRLSVTEEGEEIYQRSKLVLADVSDMMASFSPTQPPRGRLRVDAPLALTHAILVPALSEFQTLYPEIELVLTASDRITDFVSEGIDCVIRLGELEDSSFISRRVGNVSMATCAAPSYLARQGVPLTPDDLVHHKAVNFFSEHSREVMDWNYAIDGEIVSRRPGSNMLVNNSDVLISCGLAGLGMLHALRTALEPHIQSGKLIELLAEYATVTKPVSVLYPDRRYLSPKVRVFTDWFSALFAKQQTLLISS; via the coding sequence ATGCAATCCAACATGCTCGAACTGATGAAGATTTTCGCTCAGGTAGTGGAATCCGGAAGCTTCTCCAAAGCCGCAGACAGGCTACAGATGCACCGTCCGGCGGTGAGTAAGGCCATCCAGCAACTGGAGGACGAACTCGGCGTTAAGATCCTGCACCGTACGACACGCAGACTGAGCGTAACGGAAGAAGGAGAGGAAATTTATCAGCGTTCTAAGTTGGTTCTGGCTGATGTCAGCGACATGATGGCTTCTTTTTCACCCACTCAGCCGCCGCGCGGTCGCCTGCGCGTTGATGCGCCGCTGGCGCTGACGCATGCCATTCTGGTGCCGGCATTAAGCGAATTTCAGACGCTTTATCCTGAAATTGAACTGGTCCTCACCGCTTCAGACAGGATCACGGATTTCGTTTCAGAAGGTATCGACTGTGTGATCCGGCTGGGTGAGCTGGAGGATTCGAGCTTTATTTCTCGCCGAGTCGGCAACGTGTCGATGGCAACCTGCGCGGCCCCCTCCTATCTCGCCCGACAGGGCGTTCCGCTGACACCTGACGATCTGGTACATCACAAAGCGGTAAATTTTTTCAGCGAGCACAGTCGTGAAGTGATGGACTGGAATTACGCTATCGACGGAGAGATTGTCTCGCGTCGCCCAGGCAGCAATATGCTGGTCAACAACTCTGACGTGCTGATTTCCTGTGGGCTGGCCGGGCTGGGAATGCTTCACGCCCTGCGCACCGCGCTGGAACCGCATATTCAGTCCGGAAAGCTAATTGAACTGCTGGCTGAATACGCGACGGTAACCAAGCCTGTTTCGGTGCTTTATCCGGATCGGCGCTATCTTTCACCAAAGGTTAGGGTATTTACCGACTGGTTCTCGGCGTTGTTTGCGAAGCAGCAGACTCTGCTTATTTCTTCATGA
- a CDS encoding nucleotidyltransferase family protein, whose protein sequence is MSLPTVIILAAGKGERFLASGATTHKLDARLAGKTVLSHLLQAVQSSGLKWHLVRPEGGTGGIGDSIAIGVRATSDAAGWLILPADLPLIKPASLQRVADALRGNLIVVPHYRQQQGHPVGFSREYLTSLSALSGDIGARKIVRDARQRGNVLDMALTDAGAVRDIDQLSDLRLAQRWLTR, encoded by the coding sequence ATGTCCTTACCGACGGTGATTATCCTGGCCGCCGGAAAAGGAGAAAGATTTCTCGCTTCCGGCGCGACGACGCACAAGCTGGATGCGCGACTCGCGGGAAAAACGGTGTTGTCGCATCTGCTGCAGGCCGTGCAATCATCGGGCCTGAAATGGCACCTGGTCAGGCCTGAAGGGGGAACGGGCGGCATCGGCGACTCTATCGCCATCGGCGTGCGTGCAACCTCAGACGCCGCGGGATGGCTGATTCTGCCAGCTGATTTGCCGCTGATTAAACCGGCTTCTTTGCAGCGCGTCGCCGATGCGCTGCGGGGAAATCTTATTGTGGTACCGCACTACCGCCAGCAACAAGGGCATCCGGTGGGATTCAGCCGGGAATATCTGACATCACTCAGCGCGCTGTCCGGCGATATCGGCGCACGGAAAATCGTGCGGGATGCACGACAACGCGGCAATGTGCTGGATATGGCTCTTACCGATGCCGGTGCAGTGCGCGACATCGATCAACTTTCAGATTTGCGCCTTGCGCAGCGCTGGCTGACGAGATAA
- a CDS encoding YdgH/BhsA/McbA family protein yields MKSLLIATVIMGMGSFSTAMAAQPVNDTSGKEKIGVVSASNAYTLDDLSAALSLKASEKGATSFKILSTSGQNKLHGVAEIYR; encoded by the coding sequence ATGAAATCTTTACTGATCGCCACAGTTATTATGGGTATGGGTTCCTTTAGTACGGCAATGGCTGCTCAACCGGTCAATGACACCAGCGGAAAAGAGAAGATTGGCGTGGTTTCCGCCAGTAATGCTTATACGCTTGATGATTTGTCAGCTGCATTATCACTCAAGGCGAGTGAGAAAGGCGCTACGTCGTTCAAAATATTATCCACCTCAGGCCAGAACAAACTGCACGGGGTCGCAGAAATTTATCGCTAA
- a CDS encoding type II toxin-antitoxin system Phd/YefM family antitoxin translates to MPNIILSDTSASISELKKNPMATVSAGNGFPVAILNRNQPAFYCIPAELYERMLEALDNHELAKLVNERSNQPLHHVDLDSYL, encoded by the coding sequence ATGCCTAACATAATCCTGAGCGATACCAGTGCCAGCATCAGCGAACTGAAGAAAAACCCTATGGCTACGGTCAGTGCAGGTAACGGCTTTCCGGTGGCGATCCTGAATCGTAATCAACCCGCTTTCTACTGTATACCCGCCGAACTCTACGAGCGCATGCTTGAAGCGCTGGATAATCACGAACTGGCAAAGCTGGTAAACGAACGCAGCAACCAACCGCTACACCATGTGGATTTGGATAGCTATCTATGA
- a CDS encoding AbiJ-NTD4 domain-containing protein: MALFSQRMGITPLKKAIQLESMDDDLRCGLWNVLQVCFWDQNGYEISHQLDDIAKKVWFSLFKLPIDTCPSFFYQDLYGRLADNCAHAICRKFFLDEKTKWWQIYDFTEFIFNELELSEDTKANAVNFLNRMLERENAAYRYVGSQLVAISDINEINAIEIALEENGKAVTYHFQVALSLLADRKCPDYRNSIKESISAVESLCATLAGSNTKKFSDALAELEKMCSFHPALKRAFLQLYGYTSDSGGIRHALTEDSKHPSYADAKFMLVTCSAFCNFLRAKMSEISQ, from the coding sequence ATGGCTCTTTTTTCTCAGCGCATGGGAATAACTCCGTTAAAAAAGGCGATTCAACTTGAGTCAATGGATGACGACTTACGTTGTGGACTCTGGAACGTTTTACAGGTTTGTTTTTGGGATCAAAATGGATACGAAATTTCTCACCAGTTGGACGATATTGCGAAAAAAGTTTGGTTTTCTCTATTCAAACTACCCATTGATACATGTCCATCTTTTTTCTATCAGGACCTATACGGTCGATTAGCTGATAATTGCGCACATGCTATCTGCCGTAAATTCTTTTTAGACGAGAAAACCAAGTGGTGGCAAATCTATGATTTTACAGAATTCATATTCAATGAGCTTGAACTGTCGGAAGATACAAAAGCCAATGCTGTAAATTTCCTCAACCGTATGCTGGAGCGTGAGAATGCAGCATACAGATACGTTGGTTCTCAATTGGTTGCTATCAGCGATATTAACGAAATCAACGCTATAGAAATCGCGCTTGAGGAAAATGGTAAAGCAGTGACGTACCATTTTCAGGTAGCATTATCACTGCTGGCTGATCGAAAGTGCCCTGATTATCGTAATTCGATCAAAGAATCGATTTCTGCCGTAGAAAGCTTGTGCGCCACATTAGCTGGGAGTAACACGAAAAAGTTTAGTGATGCACTGGCTGAACTGGAAAAAATGTGTTCTTTTCACCCTGCGTTAAAGCGAGCATTCTTACAGCTTTATGGCTATACCAGTGACAGTGGTGGTATTCGCCATGCGCTAACCGAAGATTCAAAGCATCCCTCATATGCTGATGCTAAGTTTATGCTGGTGACATGCAGTGCATTTTGCAATTTTTTGCGGGCAAAAATGTCAGAGATATCCCAGTAA
- a CDS encoding XdhC family protein — translation MLQQFSLIEQSDEDSLTPEQAFSTDDNVEILRFAAKAADDGMAVALVTLVDIRGGSAREPGAQMAVRQDGLYCGFVSGGCVEAAAAHEALDVIRCGHDRTVSYGVGSPWFDIVLPCGGGITLSIHKLRCVRPLLKVLTAIDRRQAAALRYHPPSQTLQSPDSAALESGWNGAFFDISYRPKTRVMIYGRSWEAEVTASLAQAAGYEVATGDSTPHSVTATAVDTSTAVILLYHDLNRELPVLQAALAAKPFYIGALGSRRTHQNRVQRLTELGWHASDIARIKAPIGIFPKARDAHSLALSILADVAAARLSSADQGRSG, via the coding sequence ATGCTGCAACAATTTTCCCTTATCGAACAATCAGATGAGGACTCGCTGACGCCAGAACAGGCATTTTCGACCGATGACAACGTCGAGATCCTGCGTTTTGCGGCCAAAGCCGCTGACGACGGTATGGCGGTTGCACTGGTGACGTTAGTGGATATCCGTGGCGGCAGTGCGCGTGAGCCGGGAGCGCAGATGGCGGTACGGCAGGACGGCTTATACTGCGGCTTTGTATCCGGCGGCTGTGTAGAAGCCGCCGCTGCCCATGAGGCGCTGGACGTTATCCGTTGCGGTCATGACCGCACGGTGAGTTACGGCGTCGGCTCTCCGTGGTTTGATATCGTCCTCCCATGCGGAGGCGGTATTACCCTGAGTATTCATAAATTGCGCTGCGTCCGGCCACTGCTAAAGGTGCTGACGGCTATCGATCGGCGCCAGGCTGCTGCCCTGCGCTATCACCCCCCGTCTCAGACGCTGCAAAGCCCGGATTCCGCAGCGCTGGAGAGCGGCTGGAATGGTGCTTTTTTTGATATCAGTTACCGCCCGAAAACGCGCGTGATGATTTATGGACGATCCTGGGAAGCCGAGGTCACTGCCAGCCTGGCTCAGGCTGCCGGCTATGAGGTTGCCACCGGCGACAGCACGCCGCACAGCGTGACAGCCACAGCCGTTGATACAAGCACCGCGGTGATCCTGCTTTACCACGATCTTAACCGCGAGCTGCCGGTACTGCAGGCGGCGCTGGCGGCTAAACCCTTTTACATCGGCGCACTGGGAAGCCGCCGCACCCACCAGAATCGCGTTCAGAGGCTGACGGAGCTTGGCTGGCATGCCAGCGATATCGCGCGGATCAAAGCGCCAATCGGCATTTTTCCTAAAGCACGCGATGCGCATTCACTGGCGCTCTCCATATTGGCCGATGTGGCTGCGGCGCGTCTGAGCAGTGCAGACCAGGGAAGATCAGGCTAA
- a CDS encoding alpha/beta hydrolase has product MRKFTLLLGLLIGSFAATAADMSEGADNFYKSDKVTQQKVTFKNQYQMTVTGNLFIPKDLDQKAKNPAIIVGHPMGAVKEQSSNLYAQKLAEQGFVTLAIDLSFWGESEGQPRNAVSPDIYAEDFSAAVDYLGTRPFIDRNRIGVLGICGSGSFVISAAKIDPRMKAIATVSMYDMGSANRNALNHSLTLEQRKQIIAAAAEQRYSEFTGGETQYTSGTVHKIDENSSAIEKEFYDFYRTPRGEFTPEGTTPQLTTHPTLTSNVKFMNFYPFNDIETISPRPMLFITGDQAHSKEFSEDAYKRAGQPKELYIVPGAGHVDLYDRTDLIPFARLTSFFQANLK; this is encoded by the coding sequence GTGAGAAAATTTACCCTGCTGTTAGGGCTGTTGATTGGCTCGTTTGCTGCAACAGCCGCCGATATGTCTGAGGGAGCGGATAATTTTTATAAAAGCGATAAGGTTACCCAGCAAAAGGTCACCTTTAAAAATCAGTATCAAATGACCGTCACCGGTAATCTGTTTATACCGAAAGATCTGGATCAAAAAGCCAAAAATCCGGCGATTATCGTCGGGCATCCGATGGGCGCAGTTAAAGAACAAAGCTCAAATCTTTACGCCCAGAAGCTGGCAGAACAAGGTTTTGTTACGCTGGCTATCGATCTTTCCTTCTGGGGAGAAAGTGAGGGGCAGCCGCGTAATGCCGTCTCGCCTGATATCTATGCCGAAGATTTCAGCGCGGCAGTGGATTACCTCGGGACACGCCCGTTTATCGACCGTAATCGTATCGGCGTGTTGGGTATTTGCGGCAGCGGCAGCTTTGTTATCAGCGCGGCGAAAATCGATCCGCGCATGAAGGCGATTGCTACCGTCAGCATGTATGACATGGGATCGGCTAACCGCAACGCGCTTAACCACTCATTAACGCTGGAACAGCGTAAACAGATTATCGCCGCAGCAGCAGAGCAGCGTTATAGCGAGTTCACCGGTGGCGAAACTCAATACACCAGCGGCACGGTACATAAAATCGATGAAAATTCTTCAGCGATTGAGAAAGAGTTTTATGATTTCTACCGTACTCCGCGCGGCGAGTTTACCCCAGAGGGCACCACTCCGCAGCTGACGACGCATCCAACACTGACCAGCAATGTGAAGTTTATGAATTTCTATCCGTTTAACGATATTGAAACTATCTCACCGCGTCCAATGCTGTTTATCACTGGTGATCAGGCGCATTCGAAGGAGTTCAGCGAGGATGCTTATAAACGCGCGGGGCAGCCTAAAGAGCTGTATATCGTACCGGGTGCCGGGCATGTGGATCTCTATGACCGTACCGATCTGATTCCTTTTGCCAGGCTGACATCATTCTTTCAGGCAAATCTGAAGTAA
- a CDS encoding zinc-dependent alcohol dehydrogenase family protein has protein sequence MKAWLLKDFGLENLQPEEVPTPQPGPGELLVKVGAVSLNFRDKAIVERFYEPHLVPKPLIPVSDAAGTVVAVGEGVTRFSAGDRVNSHLYSRWLDGAPAADEPAWCIGMPLPGGLAEYMIIHENSAVSAPDSMTDEEAATLPIAALTAWYALMDVGKLQPGQTVLVQGTGGVSVFATQIAHAYGARVIATSSSDANLERIKLLGADEGINYKTHPDWQHKVLELTEGRGADITVEVAGGDGINQSVAATKVAGTVAQVGFLTGQTAQLDLMPVIFRQTTLRGIAVAPRSSFDRMNPFLNEHNIKPVIEHVYDFDHVIDAFKHLSRGAFGKIVIKVSDE, from the coding sequence ATGAAAGCATGGTTATTGAAAGATTTCGGTCTCGAGAATTTGCAGCCTGAAGAAGTGCCGACACCCCAGCCGGGGCCGGGGGAATTGCTGGTTAAAGTGGGTGCGGTTTCCCTGAATTTTCGCGATAAAGCCATCGTTGAAAGGTTTTATGAGCCGCACCTGGTGCCTAAACCCCTGATTCCGGTCTCTGATGCAGCAGGTACCGTTGTCGCTGTAGGTGAGGGGGTAACACGTTTCAGCGCTGGCGATCGGGTAAATTCGCATCTCTATTCCCGCTGGCTTGACGGTGCGCCGGCGGCAGATGAACCGGCCTGGTGCATCGGGATGCCGCTGCCGGGCGGCCTCGCTGAATATATGATTATTCATGAAAACAGCGCGGTTAGCGCCCCGGACAGTATGACGGATGAAGAAGCCGCCACATTGCCGATTGCCGCACTGACGGCATGGTACGCCTTGATGGATGTCGGCAAACTGCAGCCTGGTCAGACGGTGCTGGTGCAGGGAACCGGCGGCGTATCGGTTTTCGCCACGCAAATAGCACACGCTTACGGGGCACGAGTTATTGCCACTTCCAGCAGTGACGCCAACCTTGAACGAATTAAGTTGCTCGGTGCAGATGAAGGAATTAACTATAAAACGCATCCAGACTGGCAGCATAAAGTGCTTGAGCTTACCGAGGGCAGAGGAGCAGATATCACGGTAGAAGTCGCGGGTGGTGACGGTATCAATCAGTCCGTTGCGGCGACAAAAGTTGCCGGAACGGTCGCGCAGGTCGGGTTTCTGACCGGCCAGACGGCGCAGCTCGATCTTATGCCGGTGATTTTCCGCCAGACCACCCTTCGCGGGATTGCGGTTGCACCACGTTCTTCATTCGATCGCATGAATCCGTTTCTGAATGAGCATAATATTAAGCCGGTTATTGAGCATGTTTATGATTTTGACCACGTCATTGACGCCTTTAAGCATCTTTCACGTGGCGCATTTGGCAAAATCGTTATTAAAGTTTCTGATGAATAA
- a CDS encoding aldo/keto reductase codes for MQTVKLNNGMDMPLLGFGVFQMTDAAECERAVIDAIETGYRLIDTAASYQNETQVGNALKHSGIAREELFVTTKLWLQDAHYEGAKAQFERSLNRLQLDYVDLYLIHQPYGDVHGAWRAMEELHQAGKIRAIGVSNFQPDRLADLIAFNKVVPAVNQVEVNPFNQQLHAVPWMKSRGIQPEAWAPFAEGKNGLFQHPLLTAIGERYGKSVGQVVLRWIYQRGIVSLAKSVRKQRMAENIDVLDFALTEEELIQITALDSATSAFFSHRDPAMVEWLTGRRLDV; via the coding sequence ATGCAAACAGTAAAACTGAACAACGGTATGGATATGCCCCTGCTGGGCTTTGGTGTCTTTCAGATGACGGATGCCGCAGAGTGCGAGCGCGCGGTTATCGATGCCATTGAGACCGGCTACCGGCTGATTGATACCGCCGCCTCCTACCAGAATGAAACTCAGGTTGGGAATGCGCTGAAGCACAGCGGCATTGCGCGCGAAGAGCTGTTTGTTACCACTAAATTATGGTTGCAGGATGCCCATTACGAAGGTGCAAAAGCACAGTTTGAGCGCTCGCTGAATCGTCTGCAGCTGGACTACGTCGATCTTTATCTGATTCATCAGCCTTATGGCGATGTTCATGGCGCGTGGCGTGCGATGGAAGAGTTGCATCAGGCCGGTAAAATCCGTGCAATCGGCGTCAGCAACTTTCAACCCGACAGGCTCGCCGATTTGATCGCTTTCAATAAGGTAGTGCCTGCGGTTAACCAGGTGGAAGTCAATCCGTTCAATCAGCAACTCCATGCAGTGCCGTGGATGAAGAGCCGTGGCATTCAGCCAGAAGCCTGGGCACCGTTTGCCGAGGGGAAAAATGGCCTGTTCCAGCATCCGCTGTTAACCGCCATTGGCGAACGGTATGGCAAAAGTGTCGGCCAGGTAGTACTGCGCTGGATTTATCAACGCGGCATCGTTTCGCTGGCAAAATCGGTACGCAAACAGCGAATGGCCGAAAATATTGATGTGCTGGACTTTGCGCTGACCGAGGAAGAGCTGATACAAATCACCGCACTGGATAGCGCCACCAGCGCGTTCTTCTCTCATCGCGATCCGGCGATGGTCGAGTGGCTCACCGGCCGTAGACTCGACGTCTGA
- a CDS encoding MFS transporter has protein sequence MSILSNEASHHKQHAYWSGVFAMTLCVFVLVASEFMPVSLLSPIAADLGVSQGLAGQGIAISGALAVMTSLSLSTIARNVNRKFLLLAMTALMAVSGVIIASAPNYLVYMVGRALIGVAIGGFWSMSAATAIRMVPQHLVPRALAIFNGGNALATVVAAPLGSYLGSIIGWRGAFFCLVPIAVIAFIWQYISLPGMKTDQNRQSEGTVFRLFANPLVVVGLAACGIFFMGQFSLFTYLRPFLETVTRVNIAMLSLILLTIGVAGFIGTLVITVFLKSAFYPTLIAIPLLMAAVAGALIAFGHSVFIVAPLLGLWGLIATAAPTGWWTWIARTLPNDAEAGGGLMVAIVQLSIAFGSTVGGFAFDHSGYQSTFIISAALLIIAAALTLLTSRKEITQTN, from the coding sequence ATGTCTATATTGTCGAATGAGGCATCACATCACAAACAACACGCGTACTGGAGCGGCGTCTTTGCGATGACGTTATGCGTCTTTGTGCTGGTTGCATCGGAATTTATGCCGGTCAGTCTGCTATCGCCGATTGCCGCAGATTTAGGCGTTTCGCAAGGGCTGGCAGGGCAGGGAATCGCGATTTCCGGGGCGCTGGCTGTCATGACCAGTCTCTCGCTGTCCACCATTGCCAGAAATGTTAACCGCAAATTTTTATTGTTGGCGATGACGGCTTTGATGGCAGTCTCTGGTGTGATTATCGCTTCAGCGCCCAATTACCTGGTGTATATGGTCGGGCGCGCCCTGATAGGTGTCGCGATTGGCGGATTCTGGTCGATGTCTGCCGCCACCGCAATACGCATGGTGCCGCAGCATCTGGTGCCGCGGGCGCTGGCAATCTTTAACGGCGGTAATGCCCTTGCCACCGTCGTTGCTGCACCGCTTGGCAGTTATCTGGGTTCGATTATTGGCTGGCGCGGAGCTTTTTTTTGTCTGGTTCCGATCGCAGTTATCGCCTTTATCTGGCAGTACATCAGCCTGCCTGGGATGAAAACGGATCAGAACCGTCAATCCGAAGGCACGGTTTTTCGTCTGTTTGCTAACCCGCTGGTAGTGGTCGGGCTTGCAGCCTGCGGAATATTTTTTATGGGGCAGTTTTCCTTGTTTACCTATTTACGACCGTTTCTTGAAACGGTGACGCGGGTAAATATCGCCATGCTCTCTCTTATTTTGCTGACCATCGGCGTGGCGGGCTTTATTGGTACGCTGGTGATAACCGTGTTTTTAAAATCCGCTTTTTATCCCACGCTGATAGCCATTCCTTTACTGATGGCCGCAGTTGCCGGCGCGCTGATCGCTTTTGGTCACAGCGTATTCATTGTTGCTCCGCTGCTGGGTTTATGGGGGCTGATCGCCACTGCTGCACCGACCGGCTGGTGGACGTGGATAGCCAGAACGCTGCCGAATGATGCCGAAGCGGGCGGTGGACTGATGGTGGCGATAGTGCAGCTGTCCATTGCATTCGGCTCAACGGTTGGCGGCTTCGCCTTCGACCACAGCGGCTATCAAAGCACTTTCATCATCAGCGCGGCTCTGTTGATTATCGCTGCCGCGCTGACTTTATTGACCTCTCGTAAAGAGATTACTCAAACCAACTGA
- a CDS encoding type II toxin-antitoxin system RelE family toxin produces the protein MNYTVRFREDALREWHKLDKPLQQQFAKKLKKCCENPHTDTAKLHGMKDCYKIKLRASGFRLVYQVIDDRLIIAVVAVGKREHSDVYHLASERLR, from the coding sequence ATGAATTACACGGTCAGATTTAGGGAGGATGCGCTGAGGGAATGGCATAAGCTGGATAAGCCCCTGCAACAGCAATTCGCAAAAAAGCTGAAGAAATGCTGTGAAAACCCCCACACAGATACTGCAAAATTACATGGAATGAAAGATTGCTATAAAATCAAACTTCGCGCTTCTGGTTTTCGTCTGGTCTATCAGGTGATAGACGATAGGTTAATTATCGCTGTTGTCGCCGTGGGTAAACGTGAACACAGTGATGTTTATCATCTTGCAAGCGAAAGACTGAGGTAA